One Phaseolus vulgaris cultivar G19833 chromosome 2, P. vulgaris v2.0, whole genome shotgun sequence DNA window includes the following coding sequences:
- the LOC137810038 gene encoding mitochondrial outer membrane protein porin 2 has product MSKGPGLFTDIGKKAKDLLTRDYNSDKKLTVSSYSSAGVALTSTAVKKGGVSTGDVAALYKYKNTIIDVKLDTASIISTTLTFTDVLPSTKTIASFKLPDYNSGKLEVQYFHDHATLTTAVALNQSPVIDVSATVGTPSIAFGGEAGYDSTSGRFTKYTAGISVTKADSSASIILGDKGDSIKASYLHHLDLLKKSAAVAEITRKFSTNENIFTVGGSFAVDPLTQVKARLNNQGQLGALLQHEIIPKSVLTISGEIDTKALDKKPRFGLGIALKP; this is encoded by the exons ATGAGCAAGGGACCGGGTCTTTTCACCGATATCGGCAAAAAAGCCAAAG ATCTTTTGACTAGGGACTACAACTCCGACAAGAAACTCACCGTTTCGTCCTACAGCAGCGCCGGAGTT GCCCTCACTTCAACAGCTGTGAAGAAAGGAGGAGTCTCGACTGGGGATGTGGCAGCACTGTACAAGTATAAGAACACTATTATTGATGTTAAACTTGACACGGCATCAATT ATCTCCACAACCCTCACATTCACTGACGTTCTTCCATCCACCAAGACTATTGCTTCATTTAAGCTGCCGGATTATAATTCTGGCAAG TTAGAGGTTCAATACTTCCATGACCATGCTACCTTAACAACCGCTGTTGCCCTGAATCAATCCCCTGTCATTGATGTTTCTGCTACTGTTGGTACCCCAAGCATTGCTTTCGGTGGTGAGGCGGGCTATGACTCTACGTCTGGTCGTTTTACAAAATACACTGCTGGGATTAGTGTCACGAAAGCCGATTCATCTGCTTCAATAATCCT TGGTGACAAGGGTGACAGCATTAAAGCATCATATCTCCATCATCTGGACCTATTGAAGAAGAGTGCTGCTGTTGCAGAGATCACTAGAAAGTTCTCCACAAATGAGAACATTTTTACAGTGGGAGGGTCTTTTGCTGTTGACCCTCTGACACAGGTCAAAGCAAGGCTCAACAATCAAGGACAGCTTGGCGCCCTCTTGCAGCATGAGATCATACCAAAGTCAGTGTTGACTATTTCTGGTGAGATTGACACCAAGGCCCTGGATAAAAAACCCAGGTTTGGACTGGGAATTGCCCTCAAACCTTGA